One stretch of Corynebacterium callunae DSM 20147 DNA includes these proteins:
- the dapE gene encoding succinyl-diaminopimelate desuccinylase, producing the protein MQLDQNEKIAPELDLLGDPITLTQHLVDIPSPSGEEREIADAIEAALRKLNLPGVEILRFNNNVLARTNRGFASRVMLAGHIDTVPIADNVPSRTEDGIIYGCGTVDMKSGMAVYLNTFAVLATSEDLKYDLTLIAYECEEVSAHRNGLGHIQKQYPEWLNADIALLGEPTGGWIEAGCQGNIRIKVSAHGVRAHSARSWLGDNAMHKLSPYIAKVAAYEPLQVEIDGLTYREGLNIVHCESGVATNVIPDLAWMYVNFRFAPNRLIDEAIAHVVDTLGLEGAEGIEWELEDAAGGALPGLGKEVTQGLIEAVGREKIRAKYGWTDVSRFSEMGVPALNFGSGDPSFAHKRDEQCPVEQITEVADILRAYLSA; encoded by the coding sequence ATGCAACTAGATCAGAATGAAAAAATTGCGCCAGAACTTGATCTGCTCGGCGATCCCATCACGTTGACCCAGCACTTGGTTGATATCCCAAGTCCTTCTGGAGAGGAGCGTGAAATCGCAGATGCCATTGAAGCGGCTCTTCGAAAGCTAAATCTACCGGGTGTAGAAATACTTCGCTTTAATAATAATGTGCTGGCCCGCACAAATAGGGGATTCGCTTCCCGCGTCATGTTGGCAGGCCACATTGATACCGTGCCAATTGCCGATAATGTGCCAAGCCGCACCGAGGACGGCATCATTTATGGCTGCGGAACGGTGGACATGAAGTCTGGCATGGCTGTCTACCTCAACACCTTTGCAGTGCTGGCAACGTCAGAGGATTTGAAATATGACCTCACTTTGATTGCTTATGAGTGCGAGGAAGTTTCTGCGCACCGTAATGGACTTGGTCATATTCAAAAGCAGTATCCAGAGTGGCTAAATGCCGATATTGCGCTATTGGGTGAGCCCACCGGTGGCTGGATCGAGGCTGGTTGCCAGGGCAATATTCGCATCAAGGTAAGTGCCCATGGCGTTCGTGCACACTCCGCACGTTCCTGGTTGGGGGATAACGCAATGCATAAACTCTCCCCATATATCGCCAAAGTTGCAGCTTATGAGCCTTTGCAGGTTGAAATTGACGGCCTTACCTACCGCGAAGGCCTCAACATTGTCCACTGCGAATCCGGCGTTGCCACCAACGTGATTCCAGATTTGGCATGGATGTACGTCAATTTCCGCTTTGCTCCAAACAGGCTTATCGACGAAGCGATTGCCCATGTAGTCGACACTCTAGGCCTCGAGGGGGCTGAAGGTATCGAGTGGGAGCTGGAAGACGCCGCAGGCGGCGCGCTTCCAGGACTGGGTAAGGAAGTAACTCAGGGACTAATTGAGGCAGTTGGTAGGGAAAAGATTCGTGCCAAGTACGGCTGGACCGATGTTTCGCGCTTTTCTGAGATGGGCGTGCCAGCATTGAACTTTGGTTCCGGCGACCCTAGCTTTGCGCATAAACGTGATGAGCAGTGCCCAGTTGAGCAGATCACCGAGGTTGCAGATATTTTGCGCGCTTACCTGAGCGCTTAG
- a CDS encoding LOG family protein, with product MAPKQTPNPDKNRNLVGPVLQRRQSSGTFDQRLLEMRADHDWKHADPWRVLRIQSEFVAGFDALHEMPKAVTVFGSARIKEGHPYYEAGVKLGEKLVQADYAVVTGGGPGLMEAPNKGAFEADGLSVGLGIELPHEQALNPYVDLGLNFRYFFARKTMFLKYSQAFVCLPGGFGTLDELFEVLCMVQTGKVTNFPIVLIGTEFWAGMVEWIRTRLVEEGMIAEQDIDRVLVTDDVEEAVKFIVHAHAGLDVARRHN from the coding sequence ATGGCCCCAAAACAAACGCCAAATCCAGATAAGAATCGCAATTTGGTTGGACCTGTGTTGCAGCGTCGCCAAAGTTCAGGAACCTTTGATCAGCGCTTGTTGGAAATGCGCGCCGATCACGATTGGAAGCACGCTGATCCATGGCGTGTATTGCGAATTCAATCCGAGTTTGTCGCTGGTTTTGATGCTTTGCATGAGATGCCAAAAGCTGTCACTGTGTTTGGTTCAGCTCGCATTAAAGAAGGCCACCCCTATTATGAGGCTGGCGTAAAGCTGGGCGAAAAACTCGTACAGGCCGATTATGCGGTAGTCACTGGTGGTGGCCCTGGCCTCATGGAAGCCCCTAATAAGGGCGCTTTTGAAGCCGATGGATTATCTGTTGGCTTGGGCATTGAATTACCTCACGAACAAGCACTAAACCCCTATGTGGATTTGGGCCTAAACTTCCGTTACTTCTTTGCTCGCAAGACCATGTTTTTGAAGTATTCCCAGGCCTTTGTGTGTTTGCCTGGCGGTTTTGGCACCCTCGATGAGCTTTTTGAGGTGCTCTGCATGGTGCAAACCGGCAAGGTTACCAATTTCCCTATTGTGCTAATCGGCACTGAATTCTGGGCAGGAATGGTGGAGTGGATCCGCACCCGGTTGGTTGAAGAGGGCATGATCGCGGAACAAGATATTGACCGCGTTCTTGTTACCGATGATGTGGAAGAGGCAGTGAAATTCATTGTTCATGCTCATGCAGGATTGGATGTAGCGCGCCGTCATAATTAG
- the folP gene encoding dihydropteroate synthase: MSSLPVIMAIVNRTPDSFYDKGATFADSAALERVSKVIAEGAGIIDIGGVKAGPGDFVAPAEEIDRVVPIIAAVREKFPDIAISVDTWRAEVADIAIQNGATLVNDTWAGHDPQLLEVAGQHRVGYVCSHTGGAIPRTRPYRVHFDDVVADVIKETTALAERAVNAGVPEDQIFIDPTHDFGKNTFHGLELLRRIDEIVATGWPVLMALSNKDFIGETLDRSVEKRVPGTLAATAWAAAHGVAAFRVHEVADTFDVLQMTAAIKGEVAPLNTTRGLV; encoded by the coding sequence ATGAGTTCTTTGCCGGTCATCATGGCCATTGTTAATCGCACCCCTGATTCTTTTTATGACAAGGGTGCGACTTTTGCTGATTCTGCAGCGCTTGAACGAGTCTCAAAGGTGATCGCAGAAGGCGCTGGAATTATTGATATCGGCGGAGTTAAAGCAGGTCCAGGCGATTTTGTCGCTCCGGCTGAGGAAATCGATAGGGTAGTGCCCATCATTGCAGCAGTGCGGGAGAAATTCCCAGACATTGCTATTTCTGTTGATACCTGGCGCGCCGAGGTTGCTGATATCGCAATCCAAAATGGTGCAACCTTGGTTAATGACACCTGGGCTGGGCACGATCCACAATTACTTGAGGTCGCTGGCCAGCATCGAGTGGGATATGTGTGTTCGCATACCGGTGGAGCAATTCCACGCACCAGGCCTTATCGGGTGCATTTTGATGATGTGGTTGCTGATGTCATTAAGGAGACCACCGCATTGGCGGAAAGAGCAGTAAACGCGGGGGTTCCTGAGGATCAGATCTTTATTGATCCCACCCATGACTTTGGGAAAAACACTTTCCACGGATTGGAACTTTTAAGGCGCATTGATGAGATTGTGGCCACTGGCTGGCCCGTCCTTATGGCTTTGAGTAATAAGGATTTTATTGGCGAAACCCTCGATCGCAGCGTCGAAAAGCGGGTTCCAGGCACGCTGGCAGCCACCGCATGGGCTGCCGCGCACGGCGTCGCGGCTTTTCGGGTGCACGAGGTGGCTGACACCTTCGATGTTTTGCAGATGACCGCAGCAATTAAGGGCGAAGTCGCGCCACTGAACACCACAAGGGGCCTAGTATGA
- a CDS encoding glucosyl-3-phosphoglycerate synthase → MSSISVVIPALNEGPTVAAVVQAALVDNPLEVLVIDADSTDNTAQEARRAGARVLNWREIMPLEPIPGKGESLWRGVFAARGEVVVFVDADLRSFRPGMVKKLAAPFADPKIHLVKADYERTFGDRPTGGGRVTELTAKPLLRILFPELNHIQQPLGGEYAIRRSTARTLPFVAGYGVEVGLLIDVARRHGVAAITQVDLGSRSHNHQPLVALSKMADVVAATILQRSGSNMTITQRDPLD, encoded by the coding sequence ATGAGCAGCATTAGCGTGGTAATTCCGGCTCTCAACGAAGGCCCCACCGTAGCCGCCGTGGTGCAAGCAGCGTTGGTCGATAACCCACTTGAGGTGCTGGTTATTGATGCGGACTCCACGGATAACACCGCTCAAGAAGCGCGCCGAGCCGGCGCCAGGGTGCTAAATTGGCGTGAAATTATGCCCCTGGAACCAATCCCTGGCAAAGGCGAATCCCTCTGGCGTGGCGTTTTTGCAGCGCGCGGCGAGGTCGTGGTTTTTGTGGACGCAGACCTTAGAAGTTTTCGCCCCGGCATGGTCAAGAAACTAGCTGCCCCCTTTGCCGACCCTAAGATTCACCTGGTCAAGGCTGATTATGAGCGCACCTTTGGGGACCGCCCAACCGGCGGAGGGCGCGTTACTGAACTCACTGCAAAACCGCTGCTACGCATCCTTTTCCCCGAGCTCAACCACATCCAACAACCACTCGGCGGCGAATACGCAATCCGGCGCAGCACCGCGCGTACTCTACCTTTTGTGGCAGGGTACGGGGTTGAAGTGGGGTTGCTTATCGACGTCGCCCGCCGCCACGGGGTTGCGGCCATAACGCAAGTTGACCTGGGCAGTCGCAGTCACAATCACCAACCGCTAGTGGCTTTAAGCAAGATGGCAGACGTGGTTGCTGCAACTATTTTGCAGCGCAGTGGTTCTAACATGACGATCACCCAGCGTGATCCACTAGACTGA
- a CDS encoding DUF3117 domain-containing protein translates to MAAMKPRTGSGPMEAVQESRKIVMRIPSDGGGRLVVELNKEEAAELGALLLEASQ, encoded by the coding sequence ATGGCAGCAATGAAGCCTAGGACTGGTAGCGGACCAATGGAAGCCGTCCAAGAAAGCCGCAAGATTGTCATGCGGATCCCCTCCGATGGTGGTGGACGCCTCGTCGTGGAGCTAAACAAAGAAGAGGCTGCCGAGCTTGGCGCCCTGTTGTTGGAGGCATCCCAGTAA
- a CDS encoding methyltransferase domain-containing protein — translation MLSHIIDVLADPIDGTALEGVDDFTRLVSESGHSYDVARQGYVTLAGGAGLRYSGDDAQMIADRETFLSGGHFAPFVESITNHVQAVFDAAELGDDQQPVVCEIGAGTGYYLAHTLDSITDSRGIGIDVSVHAAKHLAKVHPRVGAVIADAWARLPIKDESVDAITVIFAPRNAAEFARILKPKGQVIVLTAEIGHLSELREPLGIIDVEAGKVDRMIEQAAGHLRPVGESELVEFEMTLDQQSIASQIGMSPSARHIKPEALAERIAALPEKMQVTARARITCLERIS, via the coding sequence GTGCTTTCCCACATCATCGATGTTCTAGCAGACCCCATTGACGGCACCGCTTTAGAAGGTGTCGACGATTTCACCAGGTTGGTGTCTGAATCTGGCCATTCATATGACGTTGCCCGCCAGGGTTATGTCACTTTGGCTGGAGGAGCGGGTCTTCGCTATTCCGGCGATGACGCCCAGATGATCGCTGATAGGGAGACCTTCCTCTCCGGCGGACATTTTGCGCCTTTCGTTGAATCCATCACCAATCACGTGCAAGCAGTTTTTGATGCTGCAGAGCTCGGTGATGATCAGCAACCGGTAGTTTGTGAAATTGGTGCAGGTACCGGTTACTACCTTGCCCATACTTTGGATTCAATTACTGATTCCCGCGGTATTGGCATTGACGTATCCGTACACGCGGCAAAGCACCTGGCTAAGGTTCATCCACGAGTTGGCGCCGTTATTGCTGACGCTTGGGCGCGTTTGCCCATTAAAGATGAATCCGTAGATGCCATCACCGTTATCTTCGCACCCCGCAATGCAGCTGAGTTCGCCCGCATTCTCAAGCCAAAGGGCCAAGTTATTGTGTTGACCGCAGAGATCGGCCACCTCTCTGAACTGCGTGAGCCACTGGGCATTATCGACGTAGAAGCTGGCAAAGTTGATCGCATGATCGAACAAGCCGCAGGCCATTTGCGTCCTGTTGGCGAAAGTGAATTAGTTGAGTTTGAAATGACTTTGGACCAGCAGTCCATTGCTTCTCAAATTGGCATGAGCCCTTCGGCTCGCCACATCAAGCCTGAGGCATTGGCAGAGCGTATCGCAGCCCTTCCTGAAAAGATGCAGGTCACTGCACGCGCCCGCATCACTTGCCTGGAGCGGATTAGCTAA
- a CDS encoding GH32 C-terminal domain-containing protein produces the protein MANTPDHYHRPELHITAEEGVLFAPAGVLLDGNTWHVFHQYRPSPELGPRWAHQFAERTPFVWDICDDVLAPEGDETQVRAGSVVAREDGVDLYFTSVVGSSSTIQVAHINDIRATIELVNEDVLELDPEVVRIGEVVGDIDGYQKFRSPCVIPGWENHSNRDEGHQGWLMLAVCGPVDAPQVIVLDSEDGRQWNLKGQLTFSGLSGLAKDQVLVAPRMIRLRDEVDHEIYDVVIVTIEQDGIDVSGYLVGQLNGTVFEVTTPFTRIDFGHDFSRPRNTNYTEDTISEGDRYEAAHIFGLMNGVGRLDSPTEHLSWIKEGWANVISVPRVVTLQDGTLFQTPPEGLLDAIHESEAAAGWTALCEIPAGSSVEVALLDQAGEIAATIAHHHNQLVIDRSMNPNHAGDPMAIAPLTDDDTDSLFIIVDGSTVEVFADGGYVSMASRVYFDNGPFQKFDISTAGEAKIIRQENHFPDDFSSVELDIEDIYDFKDIDEPDEGPVR, from the coding sequence ATGGCGAATACCCCTGACCATTATCACCGACCAGAACTCCACATCACCGCAGAAGAAGGTGTGCTTTTTGCACCAGCTGGTGTGCTGCTCGATGGCAATACGTGGCATGTCTTCCACCAATACCGTCCCTCACCTGAGCTCGGGCCCCGGTGGGCACACCAATTTGCGGAGCGCACCCCATTTGTTTGGGATATTTGTGATGACGTATTGGCACCTGAAGGTGATGAAACTCAGGTACGCGCAGGTTCCGTCGTTGCTCGCGAAGATGGGGTTGATCTCTATTTCACCTCGGTAGTTGGTTCCTCCTCAACTATCCAAGTTGCCCATATCAATGACATTCGTGCCACGATCGAGCTCGTCAATGAAGATGTTCTCGAGCTTGATCCAGAGGTTGTGCGCATTGGTGAAGTTGTCGGCGATATCGACGGCTATCAGAAGTTCCGCTCCCCCTGTGTGATTCCCGGCTGGGAAAACCACAGCAACCGCGATGAAGGACACCAAGGCTGGCTTATGCTCGCAGTCTGTGGCCCAGTTGATGCACCCCAGGTGATCGTGCTGGATTCTGAAGATGGCCGGCAATGGAATCTCAAGGGCCAACTCACTTTTAGTGGACTCTCCGGATTGGCCAAGGACCAGGTGCTCGTTGCGCCACGAATGATTCGCCTTCGCGACGAAGTTGACCATGAGATTTATGACGTTGTCATTGTCACCATCGAACAAGATGGCATTGATGTCTCAGGTTATTTGGTGGGCCAGCTAAATGGCACAGTATTTGAGGTAACCACTCCTTTTACCCGCATTGACTTCGGGCATGATTTCTCTCGTCCCCGTAATACCAATTACACCGAGGACACCATCAGTGAGGGCGATCGTTATGAAGCCGCTCATATCTTTGGTCTAATGAATGGTGTTGGCCGTCTTGACTCTCCCACCGAGCATCTCAGCTGGATTAAAGAGGGCTGGGCAAATGTTATCTCGGTGCCACGCGTAGTTACATTGCAAGACGGCACTCTCTTCCAAACCCCTCCAGAAGGATTGTTGGATGCCATTCACGAGTCTGAGGCTGCTGCAGGTTGGACAGCGCTTTGTGAAATCCCAGCAGGTAGTTCAGTAGAGGTTGCCTTGTTGGATCAGGCAGGAGAAATTGCTGCCACCATCGCCCACCACCACAATCAGTTGGTCATTGATAGGTCAATGAACCCCAACCATGCGGGTGATCCGATGGCCATTGCTCCGCTAACTGACGATGACACCGATTCACTGTTTATTATTGTGGACGGTTCCACGGTTGAGGTTTTTGCTGATGGTGGTTATGTTTCCATGGCCAGCCGTGTCTATTTTGACAATGGCCCCTTCCAGAAGTTTGATATCAGCACTGCTGGAGAAGCCAAGATTATCCGCCAAGAAAATCATTTCCCAGATGATTTCTCATCAGTTGAATTAGATATTGAAGATATTTATGACTTCAAAGACATCGACGAACCGGATGAAGGCCCAGTGCGCTAA
- the glgA gene encoding glycogen synthase: MRVAMMTREYPPEVYGGAGVHVTELTRFMREITEVDVHCMGAPRDEAGVFVHGVDPALENANPAIKTLSTGLRMAEATSNVDVVHSHTWYTGLGGHLSARLHGIPHIATAHSLEPDRPWKREQLGGGYDVSSWSEKNAMEYADAVIAVSSKMKDSILEAYPRIEPDKVRVVLNGIDTELWQPRPTFADAEESVLSRLGVDPTRPIVAFVGRITRQKGVEHLIKAAAHFDEGVQLVLCAGAPDTPEIEARTTALVEELQSKREGVYWVQEMLDRFKIQEILTAADTFVCPSIYEPLGIVNLEAMACSTAVVASDVGGIPEVVVDGSTGSLVHYNENDVETFERDLAEAVNTMVADRRRAALFGEAGRTRAIDAFSWSAIAQQTIDVYKSLM; encoded by the coding sequence ATGAGAGTCGCAATGATGACAAGAGAATATCCACCAGAGGTCTATGGTGGCGCAGGAGTCCACGTCACCGAACTCACGCGCTTTATGCGTGAAATTACCGAGGTAGATGTCCACTGCATGGGTGCACCCCGCGATGAAGCAGGAGTCTTTGTCCATGGTGTAGACCCTGCCTTAGAAAACGCCAACCCAGCCATTAAAACCCTGTCCACCGGACTGCGGATGGCTGAGGCAACCTCAAATGTTGATGTTGTGCACTCCCACACCTGGTACACAGGTCTAGGTGGCCACCTTTCCGCCCGCTTGCACGGCATTCCGCATATCGCTACCGCACACTCCTTGGAGCCAGATCGTCCCTGGAAGCGTGAGCAGCTTGGTGGTGGTTATGACGTTTCCTCCTGGTCTGAAAAAAATGCCATGGAATATGCCGATGCTGTCATCGCAGTTTCTTCCAAAATGAAGGATTCCATCCTCGAGGCCTACCCCCGTATTGAGCCAGACAAGGTACGCGTTGTCCTCAACGGCATCGATACCGAACTGTGGCAGCCACGCCCTACCTTTGCCGATGCTGAAGAATCCGTACTAAGCCGACTCGGTGTTGACCCAACTCGCCCCATCGTCGCCTTTGTTGGTCGAATTACCCGCCAAAAGGGTGTTGAGCACCTTATTAAGGCAGCTGCGCACTTTGATGAAGGTGTGCAGCTGGTGCTATGCGCGGGCGCACCTGACACTCCTGAAATTGAAGCCCGCACCACTGCTTTGGTAGAAGAACTGCAAAGCAAGCGCGAAGGTGTGTACTGGGTGCAGGAAATGCTGGACAGGTTTAAGATCCAGGAAATCCTCACCGCAGCCGATACCTTTGTCTGCCCTTCCATTTATGAGCCACTGGGCATCGTTAACCTCGAAGCAATGGCATGTTCCACTGCTGTCGTTGCCTCCGATGTGGGTGGTATTCCTGAGGTTGTGGTTGATGGTTCCACCGGCTCTTTGGTCCACTATAACGAAAATGATGTCGAGACCTTTGAAAGGGATCTCGCCGAGGCTGTTAACACTATGGTTGCCGATCGACGTCGTGCAGCGCTCTTTGGCGAAGCTGGCCGTACCCGCGCTATCGACGCATTCTCTTGGTCTGCGATCGCGCAGCAAACCATTGATGTCTACAAGTCCCTAATGTAA
- the glgC gene encoding glucose-1-phosphate adenylyltransferase, with protein MVEGVKGRPNVLAIVLAGGEGKRLFPLTEDRAKPAVPFGGNYRLIDFVLSNLVNAGFLKIAVLTQYKSHSLDRHISVSWNVSGPTGQYIASVPAQQRLGKRWFTGSADAILQSLNLISDEKPDYVIVFGADHVYRMDPRQMLDEHIASGKAVSVAGIRVPRAEATAFGCIQSDEDGNITEFLEKPADPPGTPDDPEVTYASMGNYIFTTEALIKALKDDENDENSDHDMGGDIIPYFVKRSEAHVYDFSANKLPGATERDKGYWRDVGTIDAFYECHMDLISVHPIFNLYNSDWPIHTTSEGNLPPAKFVQGGIAQSSMVSSGSIISAGTVRNSVLSNNVIVEEGATVEGAVLMPGVRIGKGAVVRHAILDKNVVVRDGELIGVDHERDSQRFKVSAGGVVVVGKNQVV; from the coding sequence ATGGTTGAGGGTGTGAAGGGTAGACCAAATGTATTAGCAATCGTCCTCGCTGGTGGCGAGGGTAAACGCCTATTTCCGCTGACAGAGGACCGTGCCAAGCCAGCAGTTCCCTTTGGTGGAAATTACAGACTGATCGACTTTGTCTTGTCGAATCTGGTTAACGCCGGTTTCCTCAAGATTGCGGTGTTGACGCAGTATAAGTCGCACTCTTTGGATAGGCATATTTCGGTTTCTTGGAATGTTTCGGGCCCAACGGGTCAGTACATTGCTTCGGTCCCAGCGCAGCAGCGCCTGGGCAAGCGGTGGTTTACTGGTTCCGCGGATGCAATTTTGCAGTCCCTTAACCTTATTTCCGATGAGAAGCCTGACTATGTCATCGTCTTTGGTGCTGACCACGTATACCGCATGGATCCGCGCCAGATGCTCGATGAGCACATTGCTTCCGGCAAGGCAGTTTCTGTAGCAGGCATCCGAGTGCCTCGTGCAGAAGCAACTGCTTTTGGCTGCATTCAGTCTGACGAAGATGGCAACATCACCGAGTTCTTGGAGAAGCCAGCTGATCCTCCAGGTACCCCGGATGACCCTGAGGTTACTTATGCGTCTATGGGTAACTATATTTTCACCACCGAAGCGCTCATCAAGGCTCTTAAAGATGATGAAAATGATGAGAATTCCGACCATGACATGGGCGGAGACATCATCCCTTACTTTGTGAAGCGTTCTGAAGCTCATGTGTATGACTTCTCTGCTAACAAGCTTCCCGGCGCTACCGAGCGTGACAAGGGTTATTGGCGCGACGTAGGTACCATCGATGCATTCTATGAGTGCCACATGGACCTTATTTCAGTGCACCCAATCTTCAACCTCTACAACTCTGATTGGCCGATCCACACCACCTCCGAGGGCAACCTGCCACCGGCGAAGTTTGTACAAGGCGGCATTGCGCAGTCTTCAATGGTTTCTTCGGGATCCATTATTTCTGCGGGTACTGTTCGTAACTCTGTGCTTTCCAACAACGTTATCGTGGAAGAGGGAGCCACCGTTGAAGGTGCTGTCTTGATGCCAGGTGTACGTATCGGTAAGGGTGCGGTTGTGCGTCATGCCATCTTGGATAAGAACGTTGTTGTGCGCGATGGCGAGCTTATTGGCGTTGATCATGAGCGCGATTCTCAGCGCTTTAAAGTCAGCGCCGGCGGCGTTGTCGTAGTTGGTAAAAACCAGGTTGTTTAA
- a CDS encoding O-methyltransferase, translating to MSNAFEFLRNYVESTTETDPAVARAREDAAEFNLPTPDEMTGQLLSTLAATTNGEGSTGAIAITPAAGLVGLYILRGLREGTTLTCIDPESEHQRQAKVLFREAGYSTSRVRFLLSRPLDVMSRLANDSYQLVFAQVSPMDLKALFDAAWPLLRPGGTLVLADALLDGTVSDETRKDRDTVAAREADEYVRSIEGALITRLPLGAGLTLITKK from the coding sequence GTGAGTAATGCCTTCGAGTTCCTTCGCAACTATGTCGAGTCCACTACTGAGACCGACCCTGCCGTCGCCCGCGCTCGTGAAGACGCCGCCGAGTTCAACCTCCCCACCCCAGATGAGATGACCGGCCAGCTCCTCTCCACCCTCGCCGCCACTACCAATGGCGAAGGTTCCACGGGCGCTATCGCCATCACCCCAGCTGCTGGCCTCGTAGGCCTCTATATTCTCCGTGGCCTGCGTGAAGGAACCACACTCACCTGCATTGACCCTGAATCCGAACATCAGCGCCAAGCCAAAGTCCTCTTCCGCGAAGCCGGATATTCCACCAGCCGCGTGCGTTTCCTACTTTCGCGCCCCCTTGACGTCATGAGTCGCCTAGCCAATGACAGCTACCAGCTCGTTTTTGCCCAGGTTTCCCCCATGGACCTTAAGGCGCTTTTCGACGCAGCCTGGCCCCTACTTCGACCAGGTGGCACGTTGGTACTGGCCGACGCCCTACTTGATGGAACTGTTAGCGATGAAACCCGTAAAGACCGCGACACCGTCGCTGCCCGCGAAGCAGATGAATATGTACGCAGCATTGAGGGTGCACTTATCACCCGCTTACCACTGGGTGCCGGATTAACTCTTATCACCAAGAAATAA
- the sigE gene encoding RNA polymerase sigma factor SigE, which produces MKKKSRDYAPAEIEPVPTDTAEELTGTAAFDAGQAEMPTWGELVAEHADSVYRLAFRLSGNQHDAEDLTQETFMRVFRSLKSYQPGTFEGWLHRITTNLFLDMVRHRGKIRMEALPEDYERVPGNDMTPEQAYNVANLDPALQKALDELSPDFRVAVVLCDVVGMSYDEIAETLGVKMGTVRSRIHRGRSHLRASLEAAALTNEEVSLLVPTH; this is translated from the coding sequence ATGAAAAAGAAGTCCCGCGATTATGCACCTGCTGAGATTGAGCCTGTCCCTACGGATACCGCTGAGGAATTAACAGGAACTGCAGCTTTTGATGCGGGGCAGGCAGAAATGCCTACCTGGGGAGAACTCGTCGCAGAGCATGCCGATAGCGTTTATCGTCTCGCTTTTAGGCTTTCGGGCAATCAGCACGATGCCGAAGACCTCACCCAAGAGACTTTTATGCGTGTATTTAGATCTTTGAAGAGCTACCAGCCCGGTACTTTTGAGGGCTGGTTGCACCGCATCACCACCAACCTCTTCCTTGATATGGTTCGACACCGTGGCAAAATCCGCATGGAGGCGCTGCCGGAGGACTATGAGCGCGTTCCCGGTAACGATATGACTCCGGAACAGGCTTATAACGTGGCTAATTTGGATCCAGCCCTGCAAAAGGCTTTGGATGAACTTAGCCCCGATTTCCGTGTAGCTGTAGTGCTTTGTGATGTTGTGGGCATGAGCTATGACGAAATCGCGGAGACTCTTGGTGTCAAAATGGGTACTGTGCGTTCTCGTATTCACCGAGGCAGGAGCCATCTGCGCGCTAGCCTTGAAGCTGCAGCTTTGACCAATGAAGAAGTATCCCTCCTGGTTCCAACTCATTAG
- a CDS encoding anti-sigma factor family protein — translation MNNSETTGNLQGSRLKAKASKKLQPFALDSVKATASREVREVTGKLQEKTKKLKQPNKEFSSVEHLSADAAAMFVDNELSRGAMHRARRHIIHCAECREEINRQRKTVEYLRNECRRPEVSAPLDLKAKLASLANECAPGPGAENLAMQRPESFVAKVESVVRAVRRTQGR, via the coding sequence ATGAATAACTCCGAGACCACCGGGAATCTCCAGGGCTCGCGGCTGAAGGCAAAAGCTTCGAAAAAGCTCCAGCCTTTTGCCCTTGATTCGGTAAAGGCTACGGCTAGCCGGGAAGTCAGGGAAGTCACGGGCAAGCTGCAAGAGAAAACCAAAAAGCTAAAACAGCCTAATAAAGAGTTTTCTTCCGTCGAGCATCTTTCTGCCGACGCAGCAGCAATGTTTGTGGATAATGAGCTATCACGAGGTGCTATGCACCGCGCACGGCGTCACATTATTCACTGCGCAGAGTGTCGTGAGGAAATCAATCGCCAACGTAAGACGGTTGAATATTTGCGTAATGAATGCCGTCGTCCGGAGGTTTCCGCACCGCTGGATTTGAAGGCAAAATTGGCCAGCTTGGCAAATGAATGTGCCCCGGGTCCGGGAGCAGAGAATTTGGCAATGCAGCGTCCAGAATCTTTTGTAGCTAAAGTTGAGTCCGTGGTTCGTGCGGTTCGTCGCACTCAGGGCCGCTAG